The following proteins come from a genomic window of Eisenibacter elegans DSM 3317:
- the gldM gene encoding gliding motility protein GldM, giving the protein MAGGAKETPRQRMVGMMYLVLTAMLALQVSSSIMDKFIFLNASLENSFIAAENSIIATLEQIDKEAKESPEDKKLQANVKRANELRTRSKEIIDYMKDLKKELIEFAGDGIDEDGVVKNPKEEMKVEQTMVGPVGAKNGKGYELESKVNGFVQWLNTTYKEELGADHPLPILAEGNQNKAIYRNDPIQRDKDFANASFQATPVVAALAVLTQLQSEVLRYEQTILKKLGAETVPFDDLGVAVAAESNVLFPGEEFKAKMFLFATTSAKVDMTFNGSPIEVKNGVGEITQKVAGGGGYDGEGKRKVAWKGTLSFKYKGKDSLFTYEGEYVVVAPNFQIVTSTPPVLYLNCANGLSTISNLGANYNPQFNASNARAIPGGKKGDVVVVPTSLGKVVVTVTNGGNMLGDKEFQVKPVPPPTVALVGPNGPIDTEKPIRVGGTLSIQAIPDQNFAELLPNEARYNVTSVEVTQVRGGAAVKSQTFGGGAINFGAFDIRAGDGFSVKVLGVQRAMSTGGVENVDLKRGRIISFFAR; this is encoded by the coding sequence ATGGCTGGAGGAGCAAAAGAAACCCCAAGACAGAGAATGGTGGGCATGATGTACTTGGTACTAACAGCGATGTTGGCACTCCAAGTAAGCTCGTCCATCATGGATAAGTTCATATTCCTAAACGCAAGTTTGGAGAACTCATTCATCGCAGCCGAAAACTCTATCATCGCTACTTTAGAACAAATTGATAAAGAAGCTAAGGAAAGCCCAGAGGACAAAAAGCTGCAAGCGAATGTGAAACGTGCCAACGAGCTTCGCACAAGGTCAAAAGAAATCATTGACTACATGAAGGATCTTAAAAAAGAGCTGATTGAGTTTGCCGGTGATGGCATTGACGAAGATGGGGTAGTGAAAAACCCCAAAGAAGAGATGAAAGTGGAGCAGACAATGGTTGGCCCTGTTGGCGCTAAAAATGGTAAAGGCTATGAGTTGGAAAGCAAAGTCAACGGCTTTGTTCAGTGGCTCAATACCACTTACAAAGAAGAGCTTGGTGCTGACCACCCACTACCTATTTTGGCCGAAGGCAACCAAAACAAAGCTATCTATCGCAATGACCCCATACAACGCGATAAGGATTTTGCCAACGCCAGCTTCCAAGCTACTCCTGTAGTAGCGGCTCTAGCAGTATTAACGCAGCTACAGTCTGAAGTATTGCGCTACGAGCAAACCATTCTCAAAAAATTAGGTGCTGAAACAGTTCCCTTCGATGATTTGGGCGTGGCCGTAGCCGCAGAGTCTAACGTGCTTTTCCCTGGCGAAGAATTCAAAGCTAAAATGTTCCTATTTGCCACCACATCTGCTAAGGTAGATATGACTTTCAACGGCAGCCCCATCGAAGTAAAGAACGGTGTCGGTGAAATCACCCAAAAAGTAGCTGGTGGCGGCGGATATGACGGTGAAGGTAAGCGCAAAGTAGCCTGGAAAGGTACACTTTCTTTCAAATACAAAGGCAAGGATAGCTTGTTTACCTATGAAGGAGAATATGTAGTTGTAGCGCCTAACTTCCAAATCGTTACAAGTACGCCTCCAGTATTGTATCTCAACTGTGCCAACGGACTCTCTACCATTTCTAACCTTGGAGCTAACTACAACCCTCAATTCAACGCCTCTAATGCTCGCGCAATCCCTGGAGGTAAAAAAGGTGATGTGGTGGTTGTTCCAACCTCACTAGGTAAAGTAGTAGTTACTGTAACGAACGGTGGCAATATGTTGGGTGATAAGGAGTTCCAAGTGAAGCCTGTTCCCCCTCCAACAGTAGCTCTAGTAGGCCCTAACGGCCCCATTGATACAGAGAAGCCGATTCGTGTAGGTGGTACTTTGAGTATCCAAGCGATTCCTGACCAAAACTTTGCTGAATTGCTCCCCAACGAAGCTCGCTATAACGTAACCTCAGTAGAAGTTACTCAAGTGCGCGGCGGAGCAGCCGTAAAATCACAAACTTTTGGCGGTGGAGCGATCAACTTCGGAGCCTTTGACATCCGTGCTGGCGACGGCTTCAGCGTGAAAGTGCTGGGCGTACAACGCGCAATGTCTACTGGTGGTGTAGAAAATGTTGACTTGAAGCGTGGCCGTATTATCAGCTTCTTTGCCCGATAA
- the gldL gene encoding gliding motility protein GldL — MSANKMSTYEWVYAQIVPRVTSAGAALVIVGALFKIMHWPFAGEMLTVGLLTEAFLFLLGAGQPIPNEPHRHNWERLFPQLNDPTSKGLDLSNLGNLPAAKTPGQDVSVVTKMQALEKALADKVDGKMIDQFGKGMTDLSENVSKMSKLANASVATEEYSKNLKLASNAIVEMNKSFQTTVTTMQSLSNASNDVKAYHAQLKQLTDNLSALNTVYGEEVKNTSKNIQLMGQYYQQLSVAMQSVSESSKDTEKFKQELSGLTNNLTSLNKVYGGMLAAMKS, encoded by the coding sequence ATGAGTGCAAACAAAATGAGTACTTATGAGTGGGTATACGCTCAAATCGTTCCTCGTGTAACCAGCGCAGGGGCAGCCCTTGTAATCGTGGGTGCCTTGTTCAAAATTATGCACTGGCCATTCGCAGGCGAAATGTTGACCGTAGGTCTACTTACAGAAGCTTTCCTGTTCCTTTTGGGTGCAGGCCAGCCTATTCCTAATGAGCCACACCGCCACAACTGGGAACGCCTATTCCCCCAACTCAATGACCCTACCTCTAAAGGTCTAGACCTCAGTAACCTCGGAAACCTCCCCGCTGCCAAAACTCCCGGTCAGGATGTCTCTGTCGTTACCAAAATGCAAGCGCTTGAAAAAGCTCTCGCCGACAAAGTAGATGGCAAGATGATTGACCAGTTTGGCAAAGGAATGACTGACCTCTCTGAAAATGTCTCTAAAATGAGCAAACTAGCTAACGCCTCTGTTGCTACTGAAGAATATAGCAAAAACTTGAAGCTAGCCTCTAATGCTATCGTAGAAATGAATAAGTCTTTCCAGACTACCGTAACTACCATGCAGTCGCTCTCCAACGCATCTAATGATGTGAAAGCTTATCACGCACAGTTGAAGCAGTTGACCGATAACCTCAGCGCCCTCAATACAGTATACGGCGAAGAAGTGAAAAACACAAGCAAGAATATTCAGCTTATGGGACAATACTACCAACAACTATCTGTTGCTATGCAGAGTGTCTCTGAGTCTAGCAAAGACACCGAGAAATTCAAGCAGGAGCTTTCCGGCCTCACCAACAATCTTACTTCCCTCAACAAAGTGTACGGTGGTATGCTGGCAGCCATGAAAAGCTAA
- a CDS encoding SUMF1/EgtB/PvdO family nonheme iron enzyme, with amino-acid sequence MNKSRSNYRWMLLTLLGFAVSLQSCGLFGKKNKDSLESRINGSRGEIYSFSDVRKNYSQYIPSGMVVVPSGTFHMGQADEDPASSQINYNKQITISAFFMDQTEVTNNQYRFFVDLAIAYSGGDPESDDAAESIPSDYEEEVMNKIFENQATGSLDVPSFDDVKKKIHPDVDLWVKEYAHHMGDPLMEYYYMHPAFDDYPVVGVDWYAANLFCQWRTLHLSYYKQVQKGEPYAAPRFRLPTEAEWEYAARGGRDMAKYPWGGPYVRNTLGCMLANFKPGRGNYYDDGFAYTGPVAQYFPNDYGLYDMAGNVAEWCQDAYYESSVPVVWDINPVFNPPTSEEAGDLRNRRVVRGGSWKDIAYYCETGTKTWQHWDSASTSIGFRCAMTYLGRSSGDEF; translated from the coding sequence ATGAATAAATCAAGGTCGAATTACCGATGGATGCTGCTGACGCTTCTCGGCTTTGCTGTTTCCTTGCAGAGTTGCGGATTGTTTGGCAAGAAAAACAAGGACAGCCTTGAAAGCCGCATCAACGGTTCAAGAGGCGAGATATACTCCTTCAGCGATGTCCGTAAGAACTATAGCCAGTATATCCCCAGTGGCATGGTGGTAGTCCCCTCCGGTACTTTTCACATGGGGCAGGCTGATGAAGACCCAGCCTCTTCGCAAATCAACTACAACAAGCAAATTACTATTAGTGCCTTCTTTATGGATCAGACAGAAGTTACTAATAACCAATACCGCTTCTTTGTAGACCTCGCCATCGCTTACTCAGGTGGTGACCCTGAATCCGACGATGCCGCCGAGAGCATCCCTTCTGACTACGAAGAGGAAGTAATGAACAAGATTTTTGAAAACCAAGCTACTGGTAGCCTTGATGTGCCTAGCTTTGATGATGTCAAAAAGAAAATTCACCCCGATGTAGACCTCTGGGTAAAAGAATATGCCCACCACATGGGCGACCCGCTGATGGAGTATTATTATATGCACCCAGCTTTTGACGACTACCCTGTAGTGGGTGTGGATTGGTATGCAGCCAACCTCTTCTGCCAATGGCGCACGCTACACTTGAGCTACTACAAGCAAGTTCAAAAAGGTGAGCCTTATGCCGCACCACGCTTCCGCCTACCAACCGAAGCAGAATGGGAATACGCCGCACGTGGCGGCCGCGATATGGCCAAATACCCTTGGGGCGGCCCTTATGTACGTAATACCTTAGGATGTATGCTCGCCAACTTCAAACCCGGGCGCGGCAACTACTACGACGACGGTTTTGCCTACACAGGCCCAGTAGCCCAGTACTTCCCCAACGACTACGGTCTCTATGATATGGCCGGCAACGTAGCCGAATGGTGTCAAGATGCTTACTATGAGTCTTCAGTACCAGTAGTGTGGGACATCAACCCCGTGTTTAACCCGCCTACCTCCGAAGAAGCTGGTGATTTGCGTAACCGCCGCGTCGTAAGAGGTGGCTCTTGGAAAGACATCGCCTACTATTGCGAAACAGGTACCAAAACTTGGCAACACTGGGACTCGGCCTCTACTTCTATCGGCTTCCGATGCGCCATGACTTACCTCGGACGTTCTTCCGGCGACGAGTTTTAA
- a CDS encoding PorP/SprF family type IX secretion system membrane protein, with translation MSAKLPFFIYLYGFGLWLFTSLLCYPLYAQQDPQFSLFLLNRQYLNPAYTGSEYERNISLTHRSQWAGYNPSFDQGGAPVTQVLLASTRIPLLRSGIGLTVVNDAIGAQINREVQLSYAYHFKLPIAELSLGLSGGIQSRGLDFNRLRPVDNNDPIIGQGDASQILPDLHAGIYYKREQLFIGASVRHLNEPNYNFGFSDQQNLLKRSAYLMAGYEFRLAYAWYLTPSALIKSDFSNFSVDINAIAAYQTYNTKFWGGFAYRYQDAFSVIVGSDFAVGNNQMRLGYAFDYVPQGQVAKSPTSHEINVAYILPVAPLKKPTIIRTPRFRY, from the coding sequence ATGAGTGCAAAACTACCCTTCTTCATCTATCTGTATGGGTTCGGCCTATGGTTATTTACCAGCCTGCTTTGCTACCCCTTATACGCACAGCAAGACCCTCAATTTAGCCTGTTCTTGCTCAATCGCCAATACCTGAACCCCGCCTATACAGGTAGCGAGTATGAGCGCAACATCTCCCTCACTCACCGCAGCCAATGGGCAGGCTACAATCCCTCCTTCGACCAAGGCGGCGCTCCCGTTACGCAAGTGCTGTTGGCCTCTACCCGTATTCCCCTCCTGCGTAGTGGCATCGGGCTGACAGTGGTCAACGATGCCATCGGCGCACAAATCAACCGCGAAGTACAACTCTCCTATGCCTACCATTTCAAACTCCCCATAGCCGAGCTATCACTAGGCCTGAGCGGCGGCATCCAGTCCCGAGGGCTTGACTTCAACAGGCTGCGCCCCGTCGACAATAACGACCCCATCATCGGCCAAGGAGATGCCTCACAAATACTACCCGACCTCCACGCCGGAATTTATTATAAAAGAGAGCAACTTTTTATAGGCGCAAGCGTAAGACACCTCAACGAACCTAACTACAACTTCGGATTCAGTGACCAACAAAACCTACTCAAACGCAGCGCCTATCTTATGGCTGGCTACGAATTTCGCTTGGCCTACGCTTGGTATCTTACCCCTTCAGCGCTTATCAAATCAGATTTCAGCAACTTTTCAGTCGATATTAATGCCATTGCAGCCTACCAAACCTACAACACCAAATTTTGGGGTGGCTTCGCTTATCGCTACCAAGATGCCTTCAGCGTAATTGTTGGCTCAGATTTTGCCGTGGGCAATAATCAAATGCGTCTAGGATATGCCTTCGACTATGTCCCCCAAGGGCAAGTTGCTAAATCTCCTACCTCTCACGAGATTAATGTGGCATACATCTTGCCTGTGGCTCCCTTGAAAAAACCTACTATCATAAGAACTCCACGCTTCAGATACTAA
- a CDS encoding uroporphyrinogen-III synthase encodes MSEMQTNTIRDSRLKKVTSLLVSQPPPADLQKSPYNILAQKYKVKVDFRPFIHVEPVSVKEFRKQKINILDYTAVIFTSRNAVTHFFTMCKDLKIEVPPEMKYFCVSDQTAYYLQKYITVRKRKVFVGEKTASDLFDVFKKHKNEKYLYPCSNIRKDDIPAFLKQSKIEHQEAVMYKTVSSDLSDLSDVNYDIIAFFSPSGIQSLFENFPDFKQNDTRIAAFGPTTAQAVRDAGLILDIEAPMPNAPSMTGAIEEYIKLANKIK; translated from the coding sequence ATGAGCGAGATGCAAACCAACACAATCAGAGACAGCCGCTTGAAAAAAGTAACCAGCCTTTTAGTTTCACAACCTCCACCCGCTGATTTGCAAAAATCACCCTACAACATTTTAGCCCAAAAGTATAAAGTTAAGGTTGATTTTCGCCCCTTTATTCACGTAGAGCCGGTTTCTGTCAAGGAGTTTCGCAAACAGAAAATCAACATCCTCGACTATACAGCAGTCATCTTCACAAGTCGAAATGCTGTAACTCACTTCTTCACGATGTGTAAAGACCTCAAGATAGAAGTGCCTCCAGAGATGAAATACTTCTGTGTGTCTGACCAAACAGCCTACTACCTCCAGAAATACATCACTGTACGCAAGCGCAAAGTGTTTGTAGGCGAAAAGACGGCCTCCGATCTCTTCGATGTGTTCAAGAAACACAAAAACGAGAAGTATCTCTACCCCTGCTCCAACATTCGTAAAGACGATATTCCGGCTTTCTTAAAGCAAAGCAAAATCGAACACCAAGAGGCTGTCATGTACAAAACAGTCTCCAGCGATTTATCGGATCTTTCGGATGTAAACTACGACATTATCGCATTTTTCAGCCCCTCCGGTATCCAATCTCTTTTTGAAAATTTCCCCGATTTCAAACAAAACGACACCCGTATCGCCGCCTTTGGACCTACTACCGCCCAAGCCGTACGCGATGCTGGCCTAATATTGGACATCGAAGCCCCTATGCCCAATGCGCCCTCTATGACCGGCGCTATCGAAGAGTATATCAAACTGGCCAACAAGATTAAATAA
- a CDS encoding DUF4271 domain-containing protein encodes MSTLLRLCLILGCWWALGLSTATANAKTDLPLQYTKVYDIAHTWQVYDDNYQAYVPYIARRHGNTKTASLWLDLQQYEGYHLALYTPKDVTLFINQKLAQMYSKEAWVILPIDSLRQVYPTTPKLFFTIYDQELRLPLGKIWIVSKAVQPRQLSNRQKENLQTNTQSLQNKTTNPLLPNLGDIKNFIGILLVLLLLFYALMRNLAPRTFDFYHGLRSNFSYTSPFESSTAPINILGLGSQGMLLLHSLLLALFFTLGQRDILGLLSFRIQFVQGYELLANFSNFFIASGLIYLLLGAKYALLSVFSLPMNTRNLAAKHFSEYVRVANWFYLICTCAALTAFFAETMPQPAWIYTFVTFHIAQSLWVGYHTNREAKNNSLYLFYYLCITEISPLLIGVKFLLF; translated from the coding sequence TTGAGCACATTGCTACGCCTCTGCCTTATTTTAGGATGCTGGTGGGCGCTTGGCTTGAGCACTGCCACCGCTAACGCCAAAACCGACCTGCCCCTCCAATACACCAAGGTCTATGACATCGCCCATACTTGGCAAGTATATGACGACAATTACCAAGCATATGTGCCTTATATTGCCCGCCGCCACGGCAACACCAAAACCGCCAGCCTATGGCTTGACCTACAGCAATACGAAGGCTACCACCTCGCCCTATACACCCCCAAGGATGTAACCTTATTTATCAACCAAAAACTGGCGCAGATGTATTCAAAAGAGGCTTGGGTGATTTTGCCCATCGACAGCCTCCGGCAGGTGTATCCCACAACACCCAAGCTATTTTTTACCATCTATGACCAAGAGCTGCGCCTCCCTTTGGGTAAGATCTGGATTGTCAGCAAGGCTGTACAGCCGCGCCAGCTATCCAACCGCCAAAAAGAAAACCTACAAACAAATACGCAAAGTCTTCAAAATAAAACCACAAACCCGCTCCTGCCCAACTTAGGCGACATCAAAAACTTTATTGGCATCTTGCTGGTGCTCCTGTTGTTGTTTTATGCATTGATGCGTAACCTCGCCCCCCGCACATTTGATTTTTATCATGGATTACGCAGCAATTTTTCTTATACCAGCCCCTTTGAGAGCAGCACAGCCCCCATCAACATCCTTGGACTTGGTAGCCAAGGCATGCTCCTGCTCCATAGTTTGTTATTAGCCCTGTTTTTTACCTTGGGCCAACGAGACATCCTAGGTTTATTGTCCTTCCGCATCCAGTTTGTGCAAGGCTACGAACTCCTAGCCAACTTTAGCAACTTCTTTATTGCCAGCGGCCTGATATACTTGCTCTTAGGTGCCAAATACGCCCTGCTCTCCGTCTTCAGCCTTCCGATGAATACCCGCAACCTAGCCGCCAAACACTTTAGCGAATATGTGCGCGTAGCCAACTGGTTCTACCTTATCTGCACCTGTGCTGCATTAACGGCCTTTTTTGCCGAAACAATGCCACAGCCCGCCTGGATATATACCTTCGTAACCTTCCACATAGCCCAAAGCTTATGGGTTGGCTATCATACAAATCGAGAAGCGAAAAATAATAGTTTGTATTTATTTTACTATCTTTGCATCACAGAAATCAGCCCCCTACTCATTGGGGTAAAGTTTCTCTTATTTTAA
- a CDS encoding ABC transporter permease — MIFVLRQIYESFRFAMQALRSNLTRTILSLLGVTVGIFAIVAVFTIVDSLERSIREDMSFIGTNVIYIQKFPWSFDGPDYPWWKYNRRPNNSIDEFKFLEKNTSHAQGVTLLVQRGNGVVKHKSNSISNVLVQGVSFQYAQVREVNIASGRYFSPQEIERARAVAIIGADLAESLFPGQDPVGKSVSYKGLRFAVVGVMQKEGANIFGDTSNDIRFIVPYGAMAKIYAFGRRGISPTIALKGRDDDAGLVKLENEVRGLLRAKRGLKPTQEDDFAINRTEFFADAITSLFGVISFAGGIIGSFSILVGGFGIANIMFVSVKERTNLIGIQKSLGAQDYFILGQFLFEAVLLSLIGGVVGVAMVWGLTLIPQDILSLNMSERNMMIGLLVAVVVGVLSGVAPAWIAARLDPVEAIRS; from the coding sequence ATGATATTTGTACTTCGTCAAATCTATGAAAGCTTCCGCTTTGCGATGCAGGCGCTACGAAGCAACCTCACACGCACAATCCTATCGTTATTAGGTGTTACGGTGGGTATTTTCGCTATTGTGGCTGTATTTACGATAGTAGACTCGCTTGAGCGCAGCATTCGAGAGGACATGTCCTTTATTGGCACCAATGTGATCTACATTCAGAAATTCCCTTGGTCTTTTGATGGCCCAGACTACCCTTGGTGGAAGTACAACCGCCGCCCCAATAACAGCATTGACGAGTTCAAATTTTTAGAAAAAAACACCAGCCACGCCCAAGGAGTAACCCTTTTGGTACAGCGGGGCAACGGAGTAGTCAAACACAAGAGCAACAGTATCAGCAATGTTTTGGTACAAGGTGTTTCGTTTCAATATGCTCAGGTGCGGGAGGTCAATATTGCTTCGGGGAGGTATTTTTCACCTCAAGAGATTGAGCGTGCTCGAGCGGTAGCCATTATTGGCGCAGATCTGGCCGAGAGCCTTTTCCCCGGCCAAGATCCCGTCGGCAAGTCTGTTTCTTACAAAGGGCTGCGTTTTGCCGTTGTTGGCGTAATGCAGAAAGAAGGCGCTAATATTTTTGGTGATACCTCCAATGACATCCGCTTTATTGTTCCTTACGGAGCGATGGCCAAAATCTATGCTTTTGGTCGCCGTGGTATTAGCCCTACGATTGCCCTCAAAGGACGAGATGATGACGCAGGCTTGGTAAAGCTGGAGAATGAAGTACGCGGCCTACTCCGTGCTAAAAGAGGGCTCAAGCCCACTCAGGAAGATGATTTTGCCATCAACCGTACCGAGTTTTTTGCCGATGCGATTACCTCCCTCTTCGGTGTTATTAGTTTTGCCGGCGGGATTATCGGCAGCTTTTCTATTCTGGTAGGAGGCTTTGGCATCGCCAATATTATGTTTGTGTCTGTCAAAGAACGTACTAACCTCATTGGTATTCAAAAATCCTTGGGCGCCCAAGACTATTTTATCCTAGGGCAATTCTTGTTCGAGGCTGTCTTGTTGAGCCTCATTGGCGGCGTAGTCGGAGTAGCGATGGTATGGGGACTGACCCTTATCCCCCAAGATATCCTAAGCCTGAATATGAGCGAACGCAATATGATGATAGGCTTGCTGGTGGCTGTTGTGGTGGGGGTATTGTCGGGAGTGGCTCCTGCTTGGATAGCCGCCCGTCTCGACCCTGTAGAAGCCATTCGTTCTTGA